One window from the genome of Diorhabda sublineata isolate icDioSubl1.1 chromosome 10, icDioSubl1.1, whole genome shotgun sequence encodes:
- the LOC130449986 gene encoding golgin subfamily A member 2: protein MADASKAHKLKLANSRKRFKELQELKKKKDANSTSDSPVDLVQDQTLIDSSTISARSFAETIPATGNTCIQLPNYFTDVNNCDNSVFFDNLQQDVGVRESADTERTNPDEKPHELEIEANFINDNYKLFNQLNPHSYVKETQQIIRPHADSNVDSNDQFMHYADNKNEFSADKQNICDYFQEQSQQVTDAENEAIKNEIIENSSIAIEGVLNSNVHSLLNLSDHMAMESYDNSNSITDLEKRNIELATSLEQEKALLEQYKFKINELNLKVEELENERSKTSDLTEFKKLKEELQCHTQTIRLLVAEKAELSNSLAQLEISFKKKDCECSELQARLKASRSRAFEFEQELNSLKSEKLHKENNGHDQDQIIRDLQKKLTDLQSEKDELAQDLLEVQEKFKKATEELINCQKSNSELFSKLSLADVKIQQLSNADNLNTGAMVENLTQEKNNLEKEVATLNSMLTNVTKERNETTTYYQHYTEELNNQLLTLQEQYQRLQQENENLSVQEQNRIRHISDLERQLQVIQDERITFPPSNLTDSNLKTELEATRELCVQLQMEKTELEENYTKNLNEKDMLLKELAAKNDSLNQLESMVEQLRGNQPDSVKLLATMESDKVAAARAVQQNKELKEQLESLTEVFAKMDNDKVELTEKLGTEQSSNKDLLEKLQKTELQLQRLTDAIEIKDRELFHLRETALELNKQTLQHEQLTDRLRHYEAQDSASHYIQNELQEAKKTITRLTNELNDRKNRDCEIHEEITNSDEVSTLRKQLEELKIRNRELEDKNDIVDNNNDCALNNEHIRKEEAMKRLEDKVKRTMQDIADLTEEKQRLEHLVLQLQGETETIGEYVALYQHQRMILKQKALEKDQQLKQLASDREQIKSKLEKLNRLVQQLLDERGDSNILKEYKKLEEIVDRKESEENVTAAKEILTLLSEIKSSNLVEPKEATHHCPYCSGQLITV from the exons ATGGCGGACGCGTCAAAAGCTCACAAGTTGAAATTGGCCAATTCAAGAAAAAGG tttaaagAATTACAAGAgctcaaaaagaaaaaagatgctAACAGCACTTCTGATTCACCTGTGGATCTGGTACAAGATCAAACACTTATTGATAGCTCAACAATATCAGCTCGCAGTTTCGCCGAAACAATACCCGCAACTGGCAATACGTGCATTCAGTTACCAAATTATTTTACTGACGTAAATAACTGTGATAATTCCgtgttttttgataatttacaaCAAGATGTCGGTGTTAGAGAAAGTGCGGACACTGAACGCACAAATCCTGATGAAAAACCACATGAATTGGAAATCGAAgctaattttattaatgataattataaacTATTCAATCAGCTTAACCCGCACAGCTATGTAAAAGAAACTCAACAAATCATTAGACCTCACGCAGATTCTAATGTTGATTCAAACGACCAATTTATGCATTATGCAGATAATAAAAACGAGTTTTCCGCAGACAAACAAAATATCTGTGATTACTTCCAAGAACAGTCTCAGCAAGTAACTGATGCTGAGAACGAAgccattaaaaatgaaattatagaaaattctaGTATAGCTATCGAAGGAGTATTAAATTCTAACGTACatagtttattaaatttatctgACCACATGGCTATGGAATCATACGACAATTCCAATTCAATTACCGATTTGGAAAAAAGGAACATAGAATTAGCGACGTCTTTAGAACAAGAAAAAGCTCTATTGGAGcaatacaaatttaaaataaatgaattgaatttaaaagttgAGGAACTAGAGAATGAACGTTCAAAAACATCTGATTTAACTGAATTTAAAAAGTTGAAAGAAGAGTTGCAATGTCATACTCAAACTATACGGTTGCTGGTTGCCGAAAAAGCAGAATTATCAAATAGTTTAGCACAATTGGAAATCAGTTTCAAAAAGAAGGATTGCGAATGCAGCGAACTCCAAGCGAGACTTAAAGCCTCTAGATCGAGAGCGTTTGAATTCGAACAAGAATTGAATAGCTTAAAATCCGAGAAACTACATAAAGAAAATAACGGACACGATCAAGATCAAATAATAagagatttacaaaaaaaattgaccgATTTACAATCAGAAAAAGACGAACTAGCACAAGATCTTCTCGAGGTCcaagaaaaattcaagaaagCCACAGAGGAGTTGATAAATTGCCAGAAATCAAATTCAGAACTATTTAGTAAATTATCTTTAGCTGATGTTAAAATTCAACAACTTTCCAATGCTGATAATCTAAATACGGGCGCTATGGTCGAGAACCTCactcaagaaaaaaataatttggaaaaagaagTGGCCACTTTGAACAGTATGTTGACTAATGTTACAAAAG aaCGAAATGAAACCACCACATACTATCAACACTACACAGAGGAACTCAATAATCAACTTTTAACCCTCCAAGAACAATATCAACGGTTAcaacaagaaaatgaaaatctatCCGTACAAGAACAGAACAGAATTCGCCATATAAGTGATTTAGAACGACAACTGCAAGTTATACAAGACGAACGGATCACATTTCCTCCAAGTAATTTAACagattcaaatttgaaaactgaATTGGAGGCTACAAGGGAGTTGTGTGTACAACTTCAG atGGAAAAAACTGAATTGGAAGAAAACTACaccaaaaatttaaatgaaaaagatatGCTTCTAAAAGAATTGGCTGCTAAAAACGATTCTTTGAATCAATTAGAAAGTATGGTCGAACAATTAAGGGGCAATCAACCGGATAGCGTTAAACTGTTGGCAACAATGGAAAGCGATAAAGTAGCTGCCGCCAGGGCCGTACAACAAAACAAAGAACTGAAAGAACAATTGGAAAGTTTAACTGAAGTATTCGCTAAAATG gaCAATGACAAAGTGGAATTAACAGAAAAACTTGGTACCGAGCAATCGAGCAACAAAGATTTgctagaaaaattacaaaaaaccgAATTGCAGTTACAAAGATTAACGGATGCTATAGAAATCAAAGATCGCGAATTGTTCCATTTACGAGAAACCGCTTTGGAATTGAATAAGCAAACTTTACAGCACGAACAGCTAACGGATAGGCTAAGACATTATGAAGCTCAAGACAGTGCCTCTCATTATATTCAAAACGAGCTGCAAGAAGCTAAAAAGACAATAACGAGGCTTACAAACGAATTAAACGATAGGAAAAATCGAGATTGTGAAATACATGAAGAAATAACAAATAGTGATGAAGTTAGCACTTTAAGAAAGCAACtagaagaattaaaaataagaaatcgGGAATTGGAAGATAAAAACGATATCGTTGACAATAACAACGATTGCGCGTTGAATAATGAACATATTAGAAAAGAAGAAGCTATGAAACGTTTAGAAGATAAGGTGAAAAGGACGATGCAAGATATCGCCGATTTGACTGAAGAAAAACAAAGATTGGAACATTTAGTTTTACAATTACAAGGTGAAACTGAAACTATAGGAGAATATGTTGCGTTATATCAACACCAAAGGATGATACTTAAACAAAAa gCTTTAGAAAAAGATCAACAGTTGAAGCAGCTCGCATCCGACAGAGAGCAAATAAAATCGAAgcttgaaaaattgaatagacTAGTACAACAGTTGTTAGACGAACGAGGCGATtcgaatattttaaaagaatacaaaaaactgGAAGAAATCGTCGATAGGAAAGAAAGTGAAGAAAACGTTACAGCAGCTAAAGAAATTCTCACGTTATTGTCCGAAATAAAAAGCAGCAATTTAGTTGAACCTAAAGAAGCAACTCATCATTGTCCTTATTGTTCGGGACAGTTGATTACGGTGTAG
- the LOC130449987 gene encoding uncharacterized protein LOC130449987 codes for MKPNYRNQSNQPYSGASGAYRRAGNSPRGKFSRKRSGPRPPPWADKPRGRYYRSPKKSSSSTSSSKLSGIQLMVALNDYPKLVMTDDQLTLLEDQILEAIDRIEDANFRPQFLDCKRETGSLLVRCNNDSTVSWLKDTVPTLNLWEGVELKIIDSVPTTKDVSKVIVPVNYPLNFFTTEQLDKLQTDILKEIDKIPIGSFMPQFISCIKDRGALKFNCNNLPSSEWLKTTIPTLENWQDVEMLILDPEAIPVRSTLQLWIPGPVEEPDQVLERLERQNKGLNTQDWQILSKSVEEGGQKLFVTVDDSVLDALRKIDFNPFLNFTRVKIKRLGRYKPRQQKNDDKNEGPDTAYIDSKEENEDPMSGDIGEFTAIDEVTGDADTEETTVKKEEN; via the coding sequence ATGAAACCTAATTATCGCAATCAATCAAACCAACCGTATTCGGGAGCTTCAGGAGCATACCGAAGAGCGGGAAACTCTCCAAGaggaaaattttcaagaaaaagatcGGGACCAAGACCTCCGCCGTGGGCAGATAAACCTCGCGGTCGTTATTATAGATCGCCTAAAAAATCCAGTAGCTCTACTTCGTCTTCTAAACTTTCTGGAATACAACTTATGGTGGCTTTAAACGATTATCCGAAGCTTGTAATGACCGACGATCAGTTAACTCTATTGGAAGATCAAATATTGGAAGCAATCGATAGAATTGAAGATGCTAATTTCAGACCGCAATTTTTGGATTGCAAAAGAGAAACTGGTTCTTTATTAGTACGATGTAACAACGATTCCACTGTTTCTTGGTTAAAAGACACGGTACCGACTCTAAATTTATGGGAAGGagtagaattaaaaataatcgattcgGTACCAACGACAAAAGACGTTTCCAAAGTAATAGTACCAGTGAATTACCCTTTGAACTTTTTCACAACGGAACAATTAGATAAATTACAAACTGATATTCTGAAAGAAATCGATAAGATCCCGATTGGAAGCTTCATGCCTCAATTCATAAGTTGTATCAAAGATCGAGGAGCGTTAAAATTCAATTGCAACAATTTACCGAGTTCCGAATGGTTAAAAACGACCATACCGACTTTGGAAAATTGGCAAGACGTGGAAATGTTGATCTTAGATCCTGAAGCGATACCGGTAAGGAGTACTTTACAATTATGGATTCCGGGACCCGTAGAAGAACCAGATCAAGTACTAGAAAGATTGGAACGGCAAAATAAAGGATTAAATACGCAAGATTGGCAAATATTGAGTAAAAGCGTAGAAGAAGGCGgtcaaaaattgtttgttaCAGTGGACGATTCAGTTTTAGACGCACtaagaaaaatcgatttcaatCCTTTCTTGAATTTCACCAGAGTTAAAATTAAACGTTTAGGTCGATATAAACCTCGTCAACAGAAGAACGACGATAAAAACGAAGGACCCGATACGGCGTACATCGATTCTAAAGAAGAAAACGAAGATCCGATGTCTGGGGATATCGGTGAATTTACAGCCATAGATGAGGTAACTGGAGATGCAGATACAGAAGAAACTACCGttaaaaaggaagaaaattaa
- the LOC130449988 gene encoding uncharacterized protein LOC130449988 yields MKHNRYNKPNYPYSYRPSPWAYDDYSYGRDHRSQSWTNGSRAPSPPRSQRWRPPPPKRKQNGGSHSDAKKSKKDDKPSGIQMFVTTAEFPTTSLTEEQLELLQTSILNEITKIAAEDFHPQFLDCFKRRGNLIIVCNNQDSVNWLKTTVPSLAPWEGAQCKALEPSEVPNLMDILITIPGELDADTLLHRIEKQNEDIQTANWNLTSKKQDESKKNTTYTFAVEENVVEQIKKLNYKLFINFSRIHVRYLGSLRSKDKSKSENDEVKTDEAEEKTEGAEIKTENADAATEELNIDPEEIVGSLTNEELKAVTDAN; encoded by the coding sequence ATGAAACATAATCGATACAACAAACCAAACTACCCTTACTCTTACAGACCCTCACCATGGGCCTATGATGATTATTCTTATGGACGGGATCATAGATCTCAATCTTGGACGAACGGTTCGAGAGCTCCAAGTCCGCCGAGGTCTCAAAGATGGAGACCTCCACCGCCGAAACGTAAACAAAACGGCGGATCGCATTCCGATgcgaaaaaatcgaaaaaagacGATAAACCTTCAGGTATACAAATGTTTGTAACAACTGCGGAATTTCCAACTACAAGTTTAACCGAAGAACAATTGGAACTATTACAAACCTCAATTCTAAacgaaattacaaaaattgccGCCGAAGATTTCCATCCTCAGTTTCTAGATTGCTTCAAACGAAGAGGCAATCTTATCATCGTTTGCAACAACCAAGATAGTGTGAATTGGCTGAAGACAACAGTGCCTAGTTTAGCCCCTTGGGAGGGTGCTCAATGCAAGGCTTTAGAACCTAGCGAAGTACCAAATTTGATGGATATTCTTATAACTATACCTGGAGAATTGGATGCTGATACTTTACTACATCGGATCGAAAAACAAAACGAAGACATCCAAACGGCCAATTGGAATTTGACTAGCAAAAAACAGGACGAATCCAAGAAAAATACCACGTATACGTTTGCCGTTGAAGAGAACGTCGtcgaacaaattaaaaaattaaattacaaacTTTTCATCAACTTTTCAAGAATTCATGTCAGATATTTGGGTTCTTTGAGATCGAAAGATAAAAGCAAAAGCGAAAACGACGAAGTAAAAACTGACGAAGCGGAAGAAAAAACCGAAGGAGCggaaataaaaacagaaaacgCAGATGCCGCAACCGAAGAACTCAATATCGATCCGGAAGAAATAGTTGGATCATTAACTAATGAAGAACTCAAAGCTGTCACTGATGCAAATTga
- the LOC130449734 gene encoding TBC1 domain family member 25 — MSGVFGYSREAVRVKVKKFEGNQPVEMRKFSVDPQITSIEVLRSILAKAFDLKTDFTVFFKIYDINGYESYMPILSEWDLDAAFLKAHNASVATNTEPCLSLKVDLCRKSYDDREIKQNVHFITQIKTTTSQEAKPSPRLHGIFNQVGKTLNMVQRAFNLGEEVNNTALQPPRQPLSDAEFRRFLDPVGQIVYAKELRSVIYFGGIDPSLRKVVWKHLLNVYPSGMTGKERMDYIKKKASEYIDLKETWKTAIAQGQVAGELAYTTGMVRKDVLRTDRHHPFYAGSDDNQNIAALFNILTTYALNHPKVSYCQGMSDLASPLLVTMNDEAHAYICFCALMQRLCTNFMIDGIAMTQKFTHLAEGILYYDPEFYNYLKIHQADDLLFCYRWLLLEMKREFAFEDSLRMLEVLWSSLPADPPEKELKLFDTLFQPSVSTTPPVSPLVKTPRENAYTKIIALRRQSSSMSLNSGNANQKVKRQNHSFDESINKSKTVSGIKTKYQSLDDAVLRNSDDSSPKSPKNSEVSNSSLKFVELRSRSISPIEQKSDSVILNNRINCHQTLNKKSASLSSSMTNLIRNSKRTGHFKDLKQKLFSSLDRLDSTHSIKEEEENRPQQGLLVKNLNEFFKLSSDAKSDLSDKPKITLTKSSIDDSENSSSSRHFSSTNNSSDDTSPDDSQDYYPVTTSVTRELKLELEHLDRTVFGEKIVDRLSESPINDKNITKQVESKENKRSDNVFVWENPLHQKSQNTPDEQAEIDFETAPEPTSNGIVPNMTNSCEEVTEAIKIPSLLPPPTEFGGGNPFLMFLCITLLMQHRDHIISKSMDYNEMAMHFDKMVRKHNVVRVLNQARQMYARYMKQHSIAQQRLDFEDC; from the exons ATGTCAGGAGTATTTGGATATAGCCGTGAAGCAGTAAGGGTAAAAGTTaag AAATTTGAAGGTAATCAACCTGTAGAAATGCGAAAATTCAGTGTAGATCCCCAAATCACATCAATTGAAGTATTACGAAGTATTTTAGCGAAAGCCTTTGATTTAAAAACAgattttacagtattttttaaaatatatgatataaacGGCTATGAATCATATATGCCTATATTGTCTGAATGGGATCTAGATGCAGCATTCCTCAA agCTCATAATGCATCTGTAGCTACTAATACAGAACCATGTTTATCACTTAAAGTTGATTTATGTAGGAAAAGTTATGATGATagggaaataaaacaaaatgtccATTTTATTACGCAAATTAAAACAACAACAAGTCAAGAAGCTAAACCTTCCCCGAGATTGCATGGGATCTTTAATCAA GTCGGTAAAACACTTAATATGGTCCAAAGGGCGTTCAATCTTGGAGAAGAAGTTAATAACACTGCACTACAACCACCAAGACAACCATTATCAGATGCAGAATTTAGAAGGTTTCTGGATCCTGTAGGACAAATTGTCTATGCTAAAGAACTAAgatctgttatttattttggaGGGATTGATCCCAGCTTAAG GAAAGTTGTGTGGAAGCATTTGCTTAATGTCTATCCAAGTGGTATGACGGGTAAAGAGCGAATGGATTATATCAAGAAGAAGGCATCTGAATATATAGACTTGAAAGAAACGTGGAAGACTGCCATCGCTCAAGGTCAAGTGGCTGGAGAATTAGCTTATACCACTGGAATGGTTAGAAAGGATGTATTGAGAACAGACAGACATCATCCATTTTATGCTGGCAGTGATGACAATCAAAATATTGCTGCCCTATTCAATATACTTACCAC cTATGCCCTCAATCATCCGAAAGTAAGTTACTGTCAGGGCATGAGCGATTTAGCATCACCATTATTAGTGACTATGAACGACGAAGCTCATGCCTACATTTGTTTCTGTGCATTGATGCAACGACTTTGTACTAATTTTATGATAGACGGAATCGCCATGACACAAAAATTCACTCACCTAGCAGAAGGAATTTTGTATTACGATCCCGAATTTTATAACTACCTAAAAATACATCAg gCTGAtgatcttttattttgttaccGTTGGCTTCTACTAGAAATGAAACGGGAATTCGCTTTCGAAGATTCCTTGAGGATGCTCGAAGTATTGTGGAGCTCTCTTCCTGCCGATCCACCAGAAAAAGAACTGAAGTTGTTTGATACGTTATTCCAACCTTCGGTATCTACCACACCGCCGGTTAGTCCTCTAGTTAAAACCCCAAGGGAGAACGCTTATACCAAGATAATAGCTTTGAGAAGACAGAGTAGTTCGATGTCTCTAAACAGTGGTAATGCCAATCAAAAAGTTAAAAGACAAAATCACAGTTTCGACGAATCTATCAATAAGAGTAAAACGGTTTCCGGTATCAAAACGAAATACCAAAGTTTGGACGACGCGGTTCTACGAAATTCGGACGATTCGAGTCCCAAATCGCCCAAAAATAGTGAAGTATCGAATAGTTCGTTGAAATTCGTCGAACTTAGATCGAGATCTATATCACCGATAGAACAAAAGTCTGATTcggttattttgaataataggATTAATTGTCATCAaacgttaaataaaaaaagtgcaaGTTTATCATCGAGTATGACGAATTTGATTAGGAATTCCAAAAGGACGGGTCATTTTAAGGATCTGAAACAGAAATTGTTTTCGTCTTTGGATCGATTGGATTCGACGCATTCCAttaaggaagaagaagaaaatagacCGCAACAG GGACTTTTGGTGAAGAATCTAAACGAATTCTTCAAACTTAGCAGCGATGCAAAAAGTGATTTATCGGATAAACCAAAAATCACCCTCACCAAATCTAGTATCGACGATTCCGAAAACTCCAGTTCATCCCGACATTTTTCATCGACTAATAATAGCAGCGACGACACCAGCCCCGACGATTCGCAAGATTACTACCCCGTAACGACTTCCGTTACAAGGGAATTAAAATTGGAATTGGAACATTTGGATCGAACTGTGTTCGGTGAAAAAATCGTCGATAGATTATCAGAATCTccaattaatgataaaaacatCACCAAACAAGTCGAATCAAAGGAAAATAAAAGAAGCGACAATGTTTTTGTATGGGAAAATCCGCTTCATCAAAAAAGTCAAAACACACCGGACGAACAAGCGGAAATCGATTTCGAAACAGCTCCGGAACCTACTTCCAACGGTATAGTGCCGAATATGACGAATTCCTGCGAAGAAGTTACCGAAGCTATCAAAATACCATCTCTTTTACCGCCCCCGACTGAATTCGGAGGCGGTAAtccgtttttgatgtttttgtgCATTACATTATTGATGCAACACCGTGATCATATCATAAGTAAATCGATGGACTACAACGAAATGGCGATGCATTTCGATAAAATGGTGAGGAAGCACAACGTCGTTAGAGTTTTGAATCAAGCTAGACAGATGTACGCGAGGTACATGAAGCAACACAGTATAGCTCAACAGAGGTTGGACTTCGAAGATTGTTAG